The following are encoded together in the Nasonia vitripennis strain AsymCx chromosome 1 unlocalized genomic scaffold, Nvit_psr_1.1 chr1_random0001, whole genome shotgun sequence genome:
- the LOC116416821 gene encoding secreted RxLR effector protein 161-like: MTLALENYIDKMLKRFGYSDMYPQRTPMVTKEIVGSLLYLANTVRPDIGYAVKVLSRHQINPTDEEWKMMKRVCRYLKLAKSLGLKFEGKLDDLQGFSDVSFADCKGSITTGGFVIKLYGVTVACKKNHKQSFVTLLTCQAEYVVMSKAYQEMVSLQNSLSFILSDSFSPMTIW; encoded by the exons ATGACTTTGGCTCTAGAGAATTACATTGACAAAATGTTGAAACGTTTTGGATATAGTGATATGTATCCTCAGAGAACGCCAATGGTGACAAA AGAGATTGTAGGTTCTCTTTTGTATCTTGCTAACACTGTACGTCCCGACATAGGATATGCGGTAAAGGTGTTAAGTCGACATCAAATTAATCCCACTGATGAGGAGTGGAAAATGATGAAACGAGTTTGTAGATACCTGAAACTCGCCAAAAGTCTGGGTCTTAAGTTTGAAGGAAAGCTCGATGATTTGCAAGGTTTTTCAGATGTCAGTTTTGCTGACTGCAAAGGCTCGATTACAACGGGTGGATTTGTAATCAAACTTTATGGTGTCACAGTAGCGTGCAAAAAAAACCATAAACAGTCCTTCGTAACTTTGTTGACTTGTCAGGCTGAGTACGTAGTGATGAGCAAAGCTTATCAAGAAATGGTATCTTTGCAAAATTCGTTGAGCTTCATTCTAAGTGACTCTTTTTCGCCTATGACTATTTGGTGA